The Candidatus Nanopelagicales bacterium nucleotide sequence CGCGGCCGCCGTACCCCCGCCATCGACACCGCCGTCGAACACCACCGACGCCAGGGCCAGCACGCGATCTCTACCATCCTTGAGCTCGTCAAGCGACCCGGCAACAGCAGTACTTTCCGCCATACTGTCGATGTCGGACTGAAGGTTGATGGCGGCCTGCATGAACCGCGTCTGTGCCAGGAGCATTCCGTCAGAGCCAAGCCCCGGATCAGTCATCCGCAAGCTAATCTGCTGCGCAGCCAGACGCAGCGCTTCCTGCGCTTTGGAGATGTGCAACTGCGGCTGCGGGCGCACTCGTAGAACTAGGGTCGAAATCGCAATCGCGACGAGCGCACCTGCGGTGACATCCAATGCACGCAGTCCCGCCCACTTGGCGTAGTCACCATTGGGCGACCCCACGAGCAGGACGACAGCCGCAGCTATTGCGACGCACAGCCACATGTAGTTGCGCGCCAACCAGGCAAACCCAGCAACGAGCAGTCCGGCGGCGACATAGACAGCTGCCTGACGTGGAATGAGTAGCCCCAGGATGAGCGCTGCCACGGCACCAATCCAGGTACCAAAGGCATATTGCGCGGCGCGAGTGAAGGTGGCGCTCGCATTGGTCTGCAGCACCGAGAAGATCGTCAGCAACACCCAGTAGAAATCAGGCGCCGACGACCGAACCATGATGAACACCCCAACGCCGAGCGCCAGAGCTCGCTGGACGCCGTAGCGAAAGCTCGCCGACTCCGGCCGCGCCACCGCCCCGGCCGCTGCCCTGGTCAAGGACCCGGCGCTGAACTGGACCTTCCGCGGCGGTTTGCTTCCAGCGAGCGTGGCGACTGCTCGTTCCAACGCGCCGCGCCAATGAATCCAGGCGTAGCTGGTGGTCGCGGCGTCTGCATCTTTGCTCGCGGTCGCCATGGCCGCCAGCGCGGAATCAGTCGGCGGTTCGACGATCCGTGGCACCAGCGGCCCAGTGGCCGCAATCGTTGTGGCGATTGACCTTTGGCTTGCGACACCTGCTGCGTAGGCGGTGGGATCGTCCGACTCCTGCAGGCGACCTCGTGCAATCCGCGACAGGATCGCGTCGTAGGTCAGCGAGAGCAGAAAGCGCCCGGCAACGTCCAGCCTGAGGATCAACAGGATCGATCCCTGTTCGTTCCACGAGATCTGCGGATCCCAGGCCTTGGCGACCAGACCCCGGGAGGCGCTCCGGCGGTCCTTGCCCGACATGATCAGCAGCACCAAAATCCCTGAGAGCACGCCAACCGCTGACGCCAGGGCAACTCGGCCGGCTGACGCCCCGCCAGTGAACACCTGACCCTTGGCCAGCAGGATCAGGTAGCTCATCGTCGGGAAGGTCCCAAGCAGACCACCGACGAGCGGAATCGCCGTCCAGAGAGTGGCACAGAAGACGACGATCACCATTCCGAGAACCGCGATCCAGGCATGGTCGACCGCTACCACAGCCAAACCGTTTGTGAAGATCATGAGAGTGCCGACGCCGACAATCAAACGTAGCGACATGAAGAACGGGCCGGCCACCGCGAGCAGCGACAGGAACATCGCCGTGACGATTGCCACGGGCATCGTGTGCTGGCCCGCTCCCCTGTCCAGCAAAAGGCCAAGTGCGCCCGAAGTGAGAATGCCGAGGAACACCGCGAGGCTGTTGCGCCACGCCACGGGCATACCGTCTGTCTTGCCCAGCGCGGAACGCAGGTACTCCCTGGACGGCTGGATCATCCACCGAGTTTGGCAGCAGATCGAAGGCCAAGCGCGGCGACTTCCGGCTGGGAAGATCGGCGCCGCAGTTGGCTAAGCCGAGGCGAGATCCTCCGCTGGCGGCCCGGTGGATGGTTCCTGACCCTTGCCAGGAATTCTTCGCGGCAGGTCCCGGGTCGATGCCAGCGAGATGAGCGCCAAGAAGGCCGCAGCCAGCAAACCCGCCTTCAGGGACTGCAGTTGCGAGGCCTGGTAGTCGTCGGTGAGTGCCTGACTCGTCTGGTCATCGATGCCAGCGGCGCGAGCAGCCTCGCCAATCTGATCCGCCGACACAAAGTCCAGCCCCGATTCGACCGAAATGCTGACCTTAGAGGCGATCTGGTCGCTGATCTTGGGGTTGTCCTCGATCTTGTTCGTGAAGACACCGGCGAGGCCCGCTAGGACGATCGCGCCGATGAGTGCGACACCCAACGATGAACCCAACTGCTGGCCGGTGTATTGCAAACCGCCCGCCTCTCCGCGACCGGAGATGTCGACGGAGGACTGCACCACGTTGCCGAGCTGGGAGATGATCAGTCCCATTCCAATGCCCAGCAAGCCCATGGACAGAGCGAAGCCGAGGTCGGCCAAGTCCGGCTTGATAGTCGACATCAGCGCGATGATGGCGATCACAGTAATGGTCAGACCCGACCGGACGATTGTTCGTACCGGGAATCGGCTCGACATTCGCGAACCAATTGCAGAGGCAAGGAACATCGTCACCGAGACGGGCAACATCTTGATACCCGTCTCCAGTGCGTCCATCCCAAGGACCAGTTGCAGGTACAGCGGAACGCTGAAGAAGACGCCCATGAGAATGAGGTTTTGGGTGAACAGTCCCATCAAACCCGAACGAAGCGGGGGGATCTTGAGCAGCTTGAGGTGAACCAAAGGGTCGAGGCCAGCGGCCTCACGACGATGCTGCCAACGCACGAATGCCCACAGCAGAACCGCACCCGCAGCGATCACGAATGGCGTCAAAGCAAACCCGAACGGCTCGACCGGCGAGTTCTTCGGCTTGACCCACCCCCAGGTGCTCGACTGCAGGATTCCCAGCACGACAATGCCCAGGCCGGAGGCCGAGAGGATCGCGCCCACCACGTCCAGGCCGGGCTTCTTGCCTCCCAGTTCCGAATCCTTGACTAGTCGAGTCATGAGGAGGATGAACAACACCAGGACGACCTCACCGATGAAGACCACCCGCCACGTCAGCTCGGTCGTTGCCCAGCCGCCGACGATCGGTCCGACCGCGATGCCAGCCCCGGCGACGCCGCCGATGATCGCGTAGGCGACGTTGCGTTCACGTCCCTCGAAGTTGCCAGCGATCAGTGCTGCAAGCGCTGGTAGCACCAAGGCCGCGCCGATGCCCTCCAGCAGAGACCAACCGATGGCGAGCACGCCTACGGTGGGAGCAAGCGCCGTGATCAGCGAGCCACACCCATAAATGACCAGGCCGATGCTGAATGCACGACGACGGCCGATGATGTCGCCAATCTTCGCCCCCGTCAGCATGAACATCGCCATGATCAAGCAGTACAGCGTGATGACGGCTTGGATCGTCGTCACGGAGGTGTCGAAGTCGATCACCAACTGACTGATCGACACGTTCATAACGGACTGATCCAGGACCATCACGAACTGCGCTACAGCCAGCGCTACCAGGGGCCACCAACGCTTCATGCGCGGAGCGTACCTGCCCGGAAAGCCAGGACAACTCATTGCAGCTAGTCCGGTTGAATGGGCCTTCCCACTTGGAACCTGGAATGCTCGCCTGGTTGACCGGCCGTGCGTGGCGTCGGCAGGCACGGCGATTTTGGGCTTGGAGGGAAACGTGGGAGGTCTGTCCCGGAGGCGATTCCTGGCCGTCAGCGGCGGTCTTGCTGCAACGTGGGCGTTGCCGGTCGACTGGGTCGGGCGGGCGCTCGCGGCACCAGTCCAGCCTGCCGAGGTTCGGACCACACTCGTCGGAACGATTCGCAAGGCCGGTACCAGCGGGTACGTCAAACTCGTGGCGACTGCTGGCGAGCCGCTGGTCACTCGCCTGGACGTGCTCGGCGCGGAGCCGAAACCCGATCGCACCAAGAACCGCCGATCGTTGCTCTACCTCGGTCACATCAGCGACCTGCATTTGATCGACGCCCAAACCCCCGCGCGACTGGACACCATGGCAGCAGTTGACCCGGTGTTGTTCAGTGGCAACTTCCGCCCACAGGAAGTTGCGCAAGTACAGATTCTCAGCCAACTCGTGGCTGCCCTCAACAGCGCTGCATCCAGCCCGATTACTGGCGCACCGATGGGTTTTGTGCTGAATACCGGCGACAACACCGACCAACGGTCCCACCAGGAAATGCGCTGGTTCGTCGATACGTTGGATGGCGGCAAGATAACCGCGAATACCGGCAAAGCAGGCGAGTACGAGGGGGTGCAGGCGTGGCCTGAGTGCACGTTCGCGTATCACCCCGACGACCCCAGTAACGACGTCTACGGTCAGCAGCACGGCTACCCGGCTTACCCAGGTTTACTGAAGGCCGCGGTCAGCAACCCGGTGGATTCGGCTGGCTTGAAGATGCCCTGGTATGCGGTATACGGCAACCACGACGCCAACTACTTTGGCGGCTGGCCCACCGGCTGGATGACCGACAACCTCGCGACAGGTGGGCGCAAAGCGGCAACCCACCAAGCGACCGAGCGGTTCTTCGGTACTGGAATGGGCGCGACCTCGACCTTCGAGCAGCAGTTCATCGGCAAGCTGACCACGCTCGGCATTGGCTCGGGCGTGCGCGATGTAACAGCCGATCCGAATCGCAAGCTCATTGACCTGATCGATTACATGCGGGAGTTGATCGACAGTCCCGCAAATCCTGGTCCCGTGGGCCACGGCTTCACTCAAGGCGACATCGACAACCAGAAGACCTACTGGGCGACAGATGTCACGCCCTACATCCGGGTGCTGGGCCTGAACTCCTGCAACGTCACGGTGGGGGCTGGTGGCTCGATACCGGAGGACCAGTACCAGTGGCTACAACAAGAGTTGATGCAGGCTCGCAAGGCTCGCAAGCTGGTCATCATTGCCAGCCACCACACCAGCTTCACGATGGATAACGTCGCACAGCCCGTGATCGGACCGCAGCAGTCGCTCATTGAGGCGGACGAGTTGATCTCCATGCTGCACGAGTACCCCAACATGATCGCGTGGATGAATGGGCACACCCACCTCAACCGCATCACCGCACACCGCAATCCGGAGGGCGGGGGTGGTTTCTGGGAGATCTCCAGTTCCTCCTGCGTGGACTTCGAGCAACAGGGCCGAGTCACCGAAATCGTGGACAACCGGGATGGAACGCTTTCGATCTTCACCGTGGTGCTGGATCACGAGGCCCCGGCCCAGACCAATGTGCGAGACCTCTCCGTGCAGGGGATCTCCGCAATCAGCCGTGAGCTGGCTGCAAACGACCCCGCGTGGGATCCGAACATGCTCTTGGGCTCGGCGCAGGACCGTAACTGTGAACTGCTCGTGCCCGCTCCCTTCGATATGAGCGCAATCACCGACGCCCTCGTCGAGGAGACCCAGATCAAACAGAAGACTCGCCTACTCGCCAGGAAGGAACCAGCATGAGACACCTTCGACGTCGACTGGCCGTGGCCGGTGCCGCAGCGTTGAGCGTTGCTGCGCTCGCCGGTTGCTCCTTTACTTCCGGCCTGCTGCCTTCTTCGGGAAATGACCCGAACGTGTACTTCGCGCAGGCGAACATCTTGACCGCCAAGAAGGTTCCGATCCTGGTGCTACCGGAGTGCTCGATGGAACCGAACGGGACTACCCAAACCTGCACCGGCACGACGGTCGACAAGCAACCCATCGTGGTAACGGCAGATCAAACCCAAGACAGCCTCCCGATGACGATCACCGTTGGTGGCAAGGAGATCTTCCGCGGCTCGGCGATCGAGGCCATGAAGAAGGCAGCGACCCTCCCATGAGCGCCGAGCAGGAGGTCGCAGTCGTGGCTTCCAACGAATCGACCACCGACAAGCCAGCGCGCGAGTACGGGTTCTCGGTCTTGGTGACCGGCCTTGCCCGACTCGGCAGGCAGCCGCTCGGGTTCCTCACCGTGATCGTATTAAACGCGGTCGTTCAGATGCTGCTGCTGATGTGGACGCCCGTCATTTCCGGCTCTGCGACGTTCTGGGTTTCCGCAGGCCTCTCGCTGGTGAGCCTGCTGTTGTGTTTCGGTTGGATTTGCCGCCTTGCCCTCGCGTCGGTCGATGGCAAGATTGGGCTGGGCGAGTTGTTCAAAGGCACGCCGCGGGGACTCGCGCTGTTCTTGGCCTGGGTAGCTCTGGAACTGATCGTGGTGTTTGTCCTGGCGTCTTTGTGGTTTTGGCCCGGACTGATTGCGATGCTGCTGATGCCATTCGTCGCCATCGCCGCAACGGACGGCAAGCACAACGCCATCGGGGCGAACTTCGCTGCGATCAGGCAGCGCCCCGGTCGCTACGTGATCACTGTGGTGTTTTGGATCATCATCATGACTGTGTCGTGGCTGCTACTGCTGCTCGGTTCCATCACGCTGCCACCGGTCGCCCTCGGGCTGCTCGGCTGGTTGTTCAAGGGCTTGATCGGCGCATGGCTGACGTGCGCGTTCGCCGTCCTCTACCGGAGTACTTCCGTGGGCTCAGCTCCGAGGTCGTAGGCCCGGCGAAAGATGGGTTGGGCGGCGTTGTGCGCGTTGGCCAACTAGCGTTTGACTCGTGACCATCCTTGCCAACGGTCGAGTCGTGACCCCTACTGGCATCGTCGAAGCTGGCTGGGTGAAGGTCGTTGATGACCTGATCGGCGCCGTCGGTTTCGACTCAACCGACAAGCAAGTTGACGTTGACCTCAACGGCCGAACGCTGATCCCCGGATTCGTCGATCAACACAGTCACGGCGGGGGTGGCTATTCCTTCATCACCACCGACCCCGACGACGCTCGCCGAGCCGCGAATCTGCACGCGCAGCACGGGACGACGTCGATCGTGGCGAGCCTGGTCTCCAGTAGTCATCCATCGCTGCTCGAACAGATCGCGGTGTTGTCGCCGCTGGTCGACGAGGGCGTGCTCGTCGGCATTCATCTGGAGGGGCCGTGGATCAGCAAGGCGCGCTGTGGAGCGCACGACGTTGGGCAGCTCCGCGATCCGCAACCAGCAGAGGTCGACGAGTTGCTGGCCCGCGGCGGTGGTCGCATCATCATGGTGACGATTGCCCCCGAACTTAATGGTGCACTTCCCGCTATCCGCAAGATCGTGGGTGCTGGCGCGCTGGCGGCCATCGGACATAGCGATGCTGACTACGAGACCACCGTCGCCGCGATCAACGCGGGCGCGACAGTCGCGACCCATGTCACCAACGCCGCCCGGCCCCTTCATCACCGTGATCCGGGAGTGACCGGAGCATTGCTGGCGGACCCGCGGGTCAACCTCGAGCTCATTGTTGACGGCACCCACGTCCACGAGGTTGTGCTCCGACTAATCGCTCAACAAGCCGGTATCGAACGCATCAGCCTGATCACCGATGCCATGGCCGCCGCGGGAGGTGCCGACGGCCGCTACCTGCTCGGCGGACTTGGCGTCGACGTGGTGGCGGGCGTCGCACGCCTCGTTGATGGCGGCGCGATTGCCGGCAGCACCCTGACGATGGACGTCGCGCTGCGGTTCATGACGCGCACGGTTGGTCTGCCACTGGCGGAGGTCGTGGCGATGCTGTCGACCAATCCCGCCCGTGTTCTCGGGCTGGCCGACCGTGGAGCCATCGAGGTGGGCAAGCGCGCAGATCTGGTGATCCTTGGGCCTGACCTTGAGGTGGACGCCGTGATGCGCTCGGGTCAGTGGGTAACCGGCGGTCAGTAGGCGACGGCGGTCAGTAGGCGACGGCGGTCAGTGAGTCTCTGTCACCTTGAGCAGAGCGCGAGGTGCATCAGGGTCTTCCCCGCGCGAAACTGACAGGGTATGTGCCAGTTGCTGCGCCGGAATGATCTGGACGATGGGTGAAAGGTCCTCCGGAATTCCGGTCGGCAGGGCGATGACCTCGGCCCATTTCCTTCTGCATGCCGAGTGCTCCTCGTTTCCAGTCGAAACCCATACGTGGTGGTGACCGTACTTCCACATGTGCCGCCGCGTCGAAGGTCGCTACCATGTCTCGGATCGCAGCCGGGTGAATCTGGTCAACGGCGCCAGGGCAGAGGTGCGCTGTCGACCGCGCCGCCGTCGATCAGCTCACAGATCTGCGCCTCCGAGACTGGCTGGCCACCCCACGCGTCGACGCCAACGTTGATCTGCCGTCCCTGCTGACGCCACTTCTCGTGGACGTGGCCGTGCAGGAGCCAGCGACCCTGATCCGCTGGCCGTAGCGCGTCGAACCGATCCTCGTCATGCGAGTCGCCCCGGTAGGGGAAGTGGCACATGACGACGCTGAGGCCGTTCGCGAGAGTGATCGATGATGGGGTGTGCTCGATTGA carries:
- the nagA gene encoding N-acetylglucosamine-6-phosphate deacetylase, which codes for MTILANGRVVTPTGIVEAGWVKVVDDLIGAVGFDSTDKQVDVDLNGRTLIPGFVDQHSHGGGGYSFITTDPDDARRAANLHAQHGTTSIVASLVSSSHPSLLEQIAVLSPLVDEGVLVGIHLEGPWISKARCGAHDVGQLRDPQPAEVDELLARGGGRIIMVTIAPELNGALPAIRKIVGAGALAAIGHSDADYETTVAAINAGATVATHVTNAARPLHHRDPGVTGALLADPRVNLELIVDGTHVHEVVLRLIAQQAGIERISLITDAMAAAGGADGRYLLGGLGVDVVAGVARLVDGGAIAGSTLTMDVALRFMTRTVGLPLAEVVAMLSTNPARVLGLADRGAIEVGKRADLVILGPDLEVDAVMRSGQWVTGGQ
- a CDS encoding FUSC family protein, with the protein product MIQPSREYLRSALGKTDGMPVAWRNSLAVFLGILTSGALGLLLDRGAGQHTMPVAIVTAMFLSLLAVAGPFFMSLRLIVGVGTLMIFTNGLAVVAVDHAWIAVLGMVIVVFCATLWTAIPLVGGLLGTFPTMSYLILLAKGQVFTGGASAGRVALASAVGVLSGILVLLIMSGKDRRSASRGLVAKAWDPQISWNEQGSILLILRLDVAGRFLLSLTYDAILSRIARGRLQESDDPTAYAAGVASQRSIATTIAATGPLVPRIVEPPTDSALAAMATASKDADAATTSYAWIHWRGALERAVATLAGSKPPRKVQFSAGSLTRAAAGAVARPESASFRYGVQRALALGVGVFIMVRSSAPDFYWVLLTIFSVLQTNASATFTRAAQYAFGTWIGAVAALILGLLIPRQAAVYVAAGLLVAGFAWLARNYMWLCVAIAAAVVLLVGSPNGDYAKWAGLRALDVTAGALVAIAISTLVLRVRPQPQLHISKAQEALRLAAQQISLRMTDPGLGSDGMLLAQTRFMQAAINLQSDIDSMAESTAVAGSLDELKDGRDRVLALASVVFDGGVDGGGTAAAASRTAVSNALKDLADQIDSVHLEPASAAS
- a CDS encoding MFS transporter produces the protein MKRWWPLVALAVAQFVMVLDQSVMNVSISQLVIDFDTSVTTIQAVITLYCLIMAMFMLTGAKIGDIIGRRRAFSIGLVIYGCGSLITALAPTVGVLAIGWSLLEGIGAALVLPALAALIAGNFEGRERNVAYAIIGGVAGAGIAVGPIVGGWATTELTWRVVFIGEVVLVLFILLMTRLVKDSELGGKKPGLDVVGAILSASGLGIVVLGILQSSTWGWVKPKNSPVEPFGFALTPFVIAAGAVLLWAFVRWQHRREAAGLDPLVHLKLLKIPPLRSGLMGLFTQNLILMGVFFSVPLYLQLVLGMDALETGIKMLPVSVTMFLASAIGSRMSSRFPVRTIVRSGLTITVIAIIALMSTIKPDLADLGFALSMGLLGIGMGLIISQLGNVVQSSVDISGRGEAGGLQYTGQQLGSSLGVALIGAIVLAGLAGVFTNKIEDNPKISDQIASKVSISVESGLDFVSADQIGEAARAAGIDDQTSQALTDDYQASQLQSLKAGLLAAAFLALISLASTRDLPRRIPGKGQEPSTGPPAEDLASA
- a CDS encoding TIGR03767 family metallophosphoesterase is translated as MRGAYLPGKPGQLIAASPVEWAFPLGTWNARLVDRPCVASAGTAILGLEGNVGGLSRRRFLAVSGGLAATWALPVDWVGRALAAPVQPAEVRTTLVGTIRKAGTSGYVKLVATAGEPLVTRLDVLGAEPKPDRTKNRRSLLYLGHISDLHLIDAQTPARLDTMAAVDPVLFSGNFRPQEVAQVQILSQLVAALNSAASSPITGAPMGFVLNTGDNTDQRSHQEMRWFVDTLDGGKITANTGKAGEYEGVQAWPECTFAYHPDDPSNDVYGQQHGYPAYPGLLKAAVSNPVDSAGLKMPWYAVYGNHDANYFGGWPTGWMTDNLATGGRKAATHQATERFFGTGMGATSTFEQQFIGKLTTLGIGSGVRDVTADPNRKLIDLIDYMRELIDSPANPGPVGHGFTQGDIDNQKTYWATDVTPYIRVLGLNSCNVTVGAGGSIPEDQYQWLQQELMQARKARKLVIIASHHTSFTMDNVAQPVIGPQQSLIEADELISMLHEYPNMIAWMNGHTHLNRITAHRNPEGGGGFWEISSSSCVDFEQQGRVTEIVDNRDGTLSIFTVVLDHEAPAQTNVRDLSVQGISAISRELAANDPAWDPNMLLGSAQDRNCELLVPAPFDMSAITDALVEETQIKQKTRLLARKEPA